From the genome of Streptacidiphilus sp. PB12-B1b:
GGCAGGCCCCAGATGTCGGAGGTGATCGACTCCGCCGGGGTCGCATCCGGCAAGCCCTGCCAGGAACGGATCAGGTCGAAGCGCTCCTCCATCTCCGCCACCAGGGCGGGCAGGAGCTTCGCGGCCTGCTCCTGATCGGTGGCCAGCGCCGTGAAGCGCGGCGCGAACGGGGCTTGTTCCACCCCGCGCTTGCAGTCGATGCCCACCAGGGCCACCGGCTGCGGAGCCAGTCCAGCGATCAGGTTGCGCACATACACCGACTTGCCCGACAGCGTGGCCCCCAGGGTCAGCGCGTGGGGCACGACGAGGTATTCGCGCAGGAACACGGTCGCGTCGTCGCGCACCGCCACTGGGATCGACAGCGGCCCGGCACCGGGGGTTTTGCGGGGCATGATCACCTTGCGCAGGACGTCGAAGCCCACCAGCCGCAGTTCGACCGTGCCGGGCTTGACGGGGTGGACGTGGACGCCGTGCACGCCCCAGGTGTGCCGCAGCCGCTCGGTTGCCGCGGCCACGTCGTCCGGTTCCTGTCCTGGGGCCAGGCGCAGGCGGACCCGCAGGCCGGTGGTGGTGGGGCGGATACGGCGGATCTTCGGCGGGACCGGGCGGATCTCCCGCTCACGGGACGCGGCCCGCAGGACCAGCAGCCGCAGCCGCGAGGGCGGGACCGTCAGCCCGCAGGCCTCCATGGTCGAGCGGTAGGTAGCCGCGAAGCGGACCAGGACCAGCGGCAGGCCCACCAGCGCCCAGAACACGCCCGGACGTACCCGACGCGCCACCTCCAGCCCAGCCACCACGGCTAACAGGCCGATCAGGATCAGGATCTGCTCTGCGGTCATGGCAGGTCAGCCCTTCGCCGTCACGGGAGCCATCGCGGTCACGGCAGCGGCGCGGAAGGCAACGCCGGAGCGCTTCTCCCCGCCGAAGGTGTTCTCCCACGGCCGGGCCACCAGACCAGTGAGCCGCACCGGCATGCCGGGGGTCAGGCCCTCGGGGATGCCGGGCTCGGGGACGGACAGGGACAGGACCTCGGCCGCACCGTCCGCGATGAACGTGACGTCCACGAGCATCATCGTCGCACCGGTGTCGGCATCGGTGGCCAGCTCACCGGTCTTGCGGTCCTTGATCTTCGGCCCACGCAGCAGAGCCAGCATGATCATGGCATTCGACGTGTCCACGGGGATGGAACGCATTGGGCAACTCCCAGAGTCGGCACCCGGCACTCACACCGAGTAGCAGGATGTCTATGACAGTACTCACAGAAAAACTGCGAGTCAAGAGAATCTGCGAGTAGCAGTCCTGCTGTGATTCTGGGACTCTGTCTGTGACTACATAGGAGGCTCCATGAGCAGCGGGTTTGGTCTGGTCGTCCGGTTCGAGCTGCACGATGCGACAGCAGCAGCCGGGTTCGATCAGCTCGTGTCGCAAACGGCGGAGGGCATCAAGGCCCACGAGCCGGGAACGTTGATCTACGTGGTGCACACCGTCCCCGATGAGCCCAACGTCAGGGTCTTCTACGAGCTGTACGCCGATCGCGACGCCTTCGACGCCCACGAGCAG
Proteins encoded in this window:
- a CDS encoding putative quinol monooxygenase, producing the protein MSSGFGLVVRFELHDATAAAGFDQLVSQTAEGIKAHEPGTLIYVVHTVPDEPNVRVFYELYADRDAFDAHEQQPHTKHFLAEREQYINALQVTFLDAQAGKGPVAA
- a CDS encoding FtsK/SpoIIIE domain-containing protein — its product is MTAEQILILIGLLAVVAGLEVARRVRPGVFWALVGLPLVLVRFAATYRSTMEACGLTVPPSRLRLLVLRAASREREIRPVPPKIRRIRPTTTGLRVRLRLAPGQEPDDVAAATERLRHTWGVHGVHVHPVKPGTVELRLVGFDVLRKVIMPRKTPGAGPLSIPVAVRDDATVFLREYLVVPHALTLGATLSGKSVYVRNLIAGLAPQPVALVGIDCKRGVEQAPFAPRFTALATDQEQAAKLLPALVAEMEERFDLIRSWQGLPDATPAESITSDIWGLPESVRPVPLVLLIDEVAELFFVPSAKEEKRRDQMVTDLIRLAQLGRAAGMFIEACGQRFGSELGKGATMLRAQLTGRVVHRVNDIETARMGLGDIAPEAMAAACEIHPDRPGVAVAGNTSGGWSRIRTPFLTLADAAATCRTFAHLTPEIAALAQFRPPRPVPAPVTDHPSLVKPIPVTD